A genomic stretch from Candidatus Zixiibacteriota bacterium includes:
- a CDS encoding DUF5668 domain-containing protein, whose translation MTPARFRWGIYFILAGGLILLHNFGVVDWYVWEDIVALWPIILIAIGVEKIFAKSKAVFISYLAPVLFSGIVLWVAIGSSYSNLDFSRRGDTYKYEIEKDAEISSVEMTLDVKNVDINLKKTASDLFNGRFKRRKYKPDIDYDVSNGIAKIDIAEEKRIWGWGDSHYRSSYDNWNIRVADHLPLSLKFYGGKSDMEIDCKSLNLQELFVRSERGRINMYLGEMLENIKVSLEGEDANFSVYAPENSGIKVSGYGDDLRRLFERIGFIETDDAYTNPDYNSRLNKIELELSPDISQLSIDFY comes from the coding sequence ATGACTCCAGCCAGGTTTAGATGGGGCATATATTTCATATTGGCTGGCGGGCTAATCCTGCTGCATAACTTTGGAGTTGTCGACTGGTATGTCTGGGAAGATATCGTTGCTCTCTGGCCGATTATATTAATCGCTATCGGAGTAGAAAAAATCTTCGCCAAATCGAAAGCGGTTTTCATTTCATACCTCGCGCCGGTGTTATTTTCCGGAATCGTATTATGGGTTGCGATAGGCTCATCATATTCAAATTTGGATTTTTCCCGCCGAGGCGATACATACAAATATGAAATTGAAAAAGACGCGGAAATCTCCAGCGTGGAAATGACCCTTGATGTCAAAAACGTCGATATTAATTTGAAAAAAACCGCCAGCGATTTATTTAACGGCCGATTTAAACGACGTAAATATAAACCGGATATTGATTATGATGTCTCCAACGGTATTGCCAAAATTGATATCGCCGAAGAAAAACGTATCTGGGGATGGGGCGATTCTCATTATCGGAGCTCCTATGATAACTGGAATATCAGGGTCGCCGATCACCTGCCGTTAAGCCTGAAATTCTACGGCGGTAAATCGGATATGGAAATCGACTGCAAATCATTGAATTTGCAGGAACTCTTCGTTAGATCAGAACGTGGCCGTATCAATATGTATTTGGGTGAGATGTTGGAAAATATTAAAGTATCACTTGAGGGAGAAGATGCCAACTTCTCAGTTTACGCCCCTGAAAACAGCGGTATCAAAGTTTCCGGATACGGCGATGATTTACGCCGTTTGTTTGAGAGAATCGGCTTTATTGAAACCGATGACGCCTATACTAATCCCGATTATAATTCACGATTAAACAAAATTGAACTTGAGCTTTCGCCGGATATATCCCAGCTGTCGATAGATTTTTATTAG